A part of Citrifermentans bremense genomic DNA contains:
- the gltB gene encoding glutamate synthase large subunit — MKTIGLPKKQGMYDPQFEHDACGVGFVTHIKGKKSHEIVQQAITVLANLDHRGAVGSEHNTGDGAGILIQMPDAFFRKVCPESGFELPAPGEYGVGMLFTSPEATERSAAKHLFQRIVSEEGVEVIGWRVVPTDNSLLGDTAKAGEPLVRQIFFRRNAACPDEDAFNRKLYVVKQRALHEIRDKGVDPFWYFSSMSTRTLVYKGMLMPAQLDQYYPDLRDEAVTTAIAVVHSRFSTNTFPSWDRAHPYHMLAHNGEINTLRGNVNWMHARQSMFSSDLFGDDMKKLLPVIDANGSDSAMFDNCLELLVQSGRSLPHAMMMMVPEPWENHETMSKEKRAFYEYHSCLMEPWDGPAALTFTDGRIIGAVLDRNGLRPCRYYLTDDDLVVMASEAGVLQVPPEKIIRKGRLQPGKMFLVDTVQGRIIPDEEVKGELASAKPYADWVKVNHQLLKDIPKTNKAPFIEHSPLLQRQKSFGYTFEDQQTIIGPMASDGIQPLGSMGTDTPLAVLSEKPQLLYNYFKQLFAQVTNPPIDPIREEIITATAVRIGSESNLLKPSSSSARVIRLEHPIISNEDFEKLRNLERPGFKSTTLSLLFKAADGAEGMEKALESLFNTAVHAIETGTTILILSDRGVNEEYAALPALLAVAGLHHHLIRTATRTHASIVLESGEPREVHHFAVLLGYGVTAINPYLAFESIDDMIQQGMLPGLDYKTGVKNFIKASIKGIVKTMAKMGISTIQSYRGAQVCEAVGLHDSVIQKYFTWTPSRIGGIDLEGIANELLTRHRKAYPHRVAAEPSLDPGGQYQWRQEGEEHLFNPLTVQSLQKSTRTGDYQEFKVFSKLIDDQNERIYTLRGLLDFNTEIRVPVPLEEVESVEEIMKRFKTGAMSYGSISQEAHEALAIAMNRIGGRSNTGEGGEDPARFTWTNEQGDSKNSAIKQVASGRFGVTSNYLTNASELQIKLAQGAKPGEGGELPGSKVYPWVAKTRHTTPGVGLVSPPPHHDIYSIEDLAELIHDLKNANRRARISVKLVSEVGVGTIAAGVAKAHADVVLISGYDGGTGASPLSSIKHAGLPWELGLAETHQTLVLNNLRSRIIVEVDGQLKTGRDVAIAALLGAEEFGFATAPLVTLGCVMMRVCHSNTCPAGVATQDPVLRAKFAGKPEYVVNYMRFVAQEVREIMAELGFRNFNDMVGRANRLEPKRAVAHWKARGLDFSKILYQPQMAIKGSRYCTEAQDHGLEKSIDYTKLLDLCKPALEKKEKVSGEFPITNVDRVVGTIVGNEVTRAFGSEGLPDDTIRLKFHGSAGQSFGAFIPKGMTLELSGDTNDYLGKGLSGGTIAVYPPAGSRFKAEENIIAGNVAFYGATSGSAYLSGIAGERFCVRNSGMNAVVEGVGDHGCEYMTGGIVVVLGETGRNFAAGMSGGIAYVLDETGQFKDHCNTDMADLEQLDEQDQETVRGMIERHKEMTGSSRAAALLKDWRSYARKFVKVMPRDYKRVLQALARAEAAGLSGDEALAAAFEENASAAAH, encoded by the coding sequence ATGAAAACAATCGGCTTACCAAAGAAGCAGGGGATGTACGATCCCCAGTTCGAGCACGACGCCTGCGGCGTCGGATTTGTCACCCACATCAAGGGGAAGAAATCCCACGAGATCGTCCAGCAGGCGATAACGGTCCTTGCGAACCTCGACCACCGCGGCGCGGTCGGCAGCGAGCACAACACCGGCGACGGCGCGGGGATCCTGATCCAGATGCCGGACGCCTTCTTCCGCAAGGTCTGCCCCGAGTCCGGGTTCGAGCTGCCGGCGCCCGGCGAGTACGGCGTGGGTATGCTCTTCACCTCCCCCGAGGCTACCGAGCGCAGCGCCGCGAAGCACCTGTTCCAGCGGATCGTCTCCGAGGAAGGGGTGGAGGTGATCGGCTGGCGCGTGGTGCCGACCGACAACTCGCTTCTTGGCGACACAGCCAAGGCGGGCGAGCCGCTGGTACGCCAGATCTTCTTCAGGCGCAACGCCGCCTGCCCCGACGAGGACGCCTTCAACCGGAAGCTCTACGTCGTGAAGCAGCGCGCCCTGCACGAGATAAGGGACAAGGGGGTCGACCCCTTCTGGTACTTCTCCAGCATGTCCACCCGCACCCTGGTCTACAAGGGGATGCTGATGCCGGCCCAGCTGGACCAGTACTACCCCGACCTGCGCGACGAGGCGGTTACGACCGCCATCGCGGTGGTGCATTCCCGCTTCTCCACCAACACCTTCCCGAGCTGGGACCGCGCGCACCCGTACCACATGCTGGCCCACAACGGCGAGATCAACACCCTGCGCGGCAACGTCAACTGGATGCACGCCCGCCAGTCGATGTTCAGCTCCGACCTGTTCGGCGACGACATGAAGAAGCTCCTGCCGGTGATCGACGCCAACGGCTCGGACTCCGCCATGTTCGACAACTGCCTTGAGCTCCTGGTGCAGTCCGGCCGCTCGCTCCCCCACGCCATGATGATGATGGTCCCGGAACCCTGGGAAAACCACGAGACCATGAGCAAGGAAAAGCGTGCCTTCTACGAGTACCACTCCTGCCTGATGGAGCCCTGGGACGGCCCGGCGGCCCTCACCTTCACCGACGGCCGGATCATCGGCGCGGTCCTGGACCGAAACGGCCTGCGTCCCTGCCGCTACTACCTGACCGACGACGACCTGGTGGTCATGGCGTCCGAGGCGGGCGTGCTGCAGGTGCCGCCCGAGAAGATCATCAGGAAGGGGAGGCTGCAGCCGGGCAAGATGTTCCTGGTGGACACGGTCCAGGGGCGCATCATCCCTGACGAGGAGGTGAAAGGGGAGCTCGCCTCGGCCAAGCCGTACGCCGACTGGGTCAAGGTGAACCACCAGCTGCTCAAGGACATCCCGAAGACCAACAAGGCGCCCTTCATCGAGCACTCTCCCTTGCTGCAGCGGCAGAAGTCCTTCGGCTACACCTTCGAGGACCAGCAGACCATCATCGGCCCGATGGCCTCCGACGGCATCCAGCCGCTGGGCTCCATGGGGACCGACACGCCGCTGGCGGTCCTCTCGGAGAAGCCCCAGCTTCTGTACAACTACTTCAAGCAGCTCTTCGCCCAGGTGACCAACCCGCCGATCGACCCGATCCGCGAGGAAATCATCACGGCGACCGCGGTCCGTATCGGCTCCGAGTCGAACCTCCTGAAGCCCAGCTCGTCGAGCGCCCGGGTCATCCGCCTGGAGCACCCGATCATCAGCAACGAGGACTTCGAGAAGCTCAGGAACCTGGAGCGCCCCGGCTTCAAGAGCACCACGTTGTCGCTGCTGTTCAAGGCCGCCGACGGCGCCGAAGGGATGGAGAAGGCGCTGGAGAGCCTTTTCAACACCGCCGTGCACGCCATCGAGACCGGCACCACGATCCTGATCCTTTCCGACCGGGGCGTTAACGAGGAGTACGCCGCCCTCCCCGCCCTTTTGGCGGTGGCCGGCCTGCACCACCACCTGATCCGGACCGCCACCCGCACCCACGCCTCCATAGTCCTGGAGTCGGGCGAGCCCCGCGAGGTGCACCATTTCGCGGTGCTCTTAGGCTACGGCGTCACCGCGATCAACCCCTACCTTGCCTTCGAGTCGATCGACGACATGATCCAGCAGGGGATGCTCCCCGGGCTCGACTATAAGACCGGGGTCAAGAACTTCATCAAGGCTTCCATCAAGGGGATCGTCAAGACCATGGCCAAGATGGGTATCTCCACCATCCAGAGCTACCGCGGCGCCCAGGTCTGCGAAGCGGTCGGCCTGCACGACTCGGTGATCCAGAAGTACTTCACCTGGACCCCCTCCCGCATCGGCGGCATCGACCTGGAAGGGATCGCGAACGAGCTTCTGACCCGCCACCGCAAGGCGTATCCGCACCGGGTCGCGGCAGAACCGTCGCTTGACCCCGGCGGGCAGTACCAGTGGCGCCAGGAGGGAGAGGAGCACCTTTTCAACCCGCTCACCGTCCAGTCGCTGCAAAAGTCGACCAGAACCGGGGACTACCAGGAGTTCAAGGTCTTCTCCAAGCTGATCGACGACCAGAACGAGCGCATCTACACCCTGCGCGGGCTTTTGGACTTCAACACCGAGATCAGGGTACCGGTGCCGCTGGAAGAGGTAGAGTCGGTCGAAGAGATCATGAAGCGCTTCAAGACCGGGGCCATGTCCTACGGCTCCATCAGCCAGGAGGCCCACGAGGCCCTGGCCATAGCCATGAACCGGATCGGCGGCCGTTCCAACACCGGCGAGGGGGGCGAGGACCCGGCGCGCTTCACCTGGACCAACGAGCAGGGTGACTCGAAGAACAGCGCCATCAAGCAGGTCGCTTCCGGCCGCTTCGGCGTCACCAGCAACTACCTGACCAACGCCTCCGAGCTGCAGATCAAGCTGGCGCAGGGGGCAAAACCGGGCGAAGGGGGCGAGCTCCCCGGGAGCAAGGTCTATCCGTGGGTCGCCAAGACCCGGCACACCACCCCCGGCGTCGGGCTGGTATCGCCCCCGCCGCACCACGACATCTACTCCATCGAGGACCTGGCGGAGCTGATCCATGACCTGAAGAACGCCAACCGCCGCGCCCGTATCAGCGTCAAGCTGGTTTCCGAGGTAGGGGTCGGCACCATCGCGGCCGGCGTCGCCAAGGCCCATGCCGACGTGGTGCTGATCAGCGGTTACGACGGCGGCACCGGCGCCTCCCCGCTCTCCAGCATCAAGCACGCGGGGCTCCCCTGGGAGCTGGGGCTTGCGGAAACCCACCAGACCCTGGTGCTCAACAACCTGAGGAGCAGGATCATCGTCGAAGTGGACGGGCAGCTTAAGACCGGTCGCGACGTGGCCATCGCGGCGCTTTTGGGGGCCGAGGAGTTCGGCTTCGCGACCGCGCCGCTGGTGACCCTGGGTTGCGTCATGATGCGCGTATGCCACTCCAACACCTGCCCGGCAGGCGTAGCTACCCAGGACCCGGTCCTCAGGGCGAAGTTCGCGGGGAAACCTGAGTACGTGGTCAACTACATGCGCTTCGTCGCCCAGGAAGTGCGCGAGATCATGGCGGAGCTCGGCTTCCGCAACTTCAACGACATGGTCGGGCGCGCAAACCGCCTGGAGCCCAAGCGCGCCGTCGCCCACTGGAAGGCGCGCGGCCTCGACTTCAGCAAGATCCTGTACCAGCCGCAGATGGCTATCAAGGGTAGCCGCTACTGCACCGAGGCCCAGGACCACGGGCTGGAGAAATCGATCGACTACACGAAGCTTTTGGATCTGTGCAAGCCGGCCCTGGAGAAGAAGGAAAAGGTGAGCGGCGAGTTCCCGATCACCAACGTGGACCGGGTAGTCGGGACCATAGTGGGCAACGAAGTCACCCGCGCCTTTGGATCGGAGGGGCTTCCCGACGACACCATCAGGCTCAAGTTCCACGGCTCCGCGGGCCAGAGCTTCGGCGCCTTCATCCCGAAAGGGATGACCCTGGAGCTTTCCGGCGACACCAACGACTACCTGGGCAAGGGACTCAGCGGCGGCACCATCGCGGTCTATCCCCCCGCGGGTTCCAGGTTCAAGGCCGAGGAGAACATCATCGCCGGCAACGTCGCCTTCTACGGCGCCACCAGCGGCAGCGCCTACCTAAGCGGCATCGCCGGGGAACGCTTCTGCGTCCGCAACTCCGGGATGAACGCGGTGGTTGAGGGGGTCGGCGACCATGGCTGCGAGTACATGACCGGCGGCATCGTGGTCGTACTGGGTGAGACCGGCAGGAACTTCGCCGCCGGGATGAGCGGCGGCATCGCCTACGTCCTGGACGAGACCGGGCAGTTCAAGGACCACTGCAATACCGAC
- a CDS encoding hybrid sensor histidine kinase/response regulator, translating into MAKTDIDRVTAELERLKQENEVLSGQVKRLVKAESRLYDYQEKLDLQLKEYSALYDLNSRLYTCHDLPAIFELASEYVINRLDYERVLFFQKTEKGDAYSVCACDGYHYAHEKEAVSGLTLSCKAAILAPLFAGANYSICTEESQLKELVEHRDLLLMNEYFICPLGNRAEPVALLAVGNSAENAEFYRRISDSEEALFGLGNLVGLLSSTIENQILYTGMKKALEQERLAEAKYRGIFENAMEGIFQTTPEGRFLSCNPATAAILGYSTPEEVLEGVVNVGLQLYVDPSRRAELYAMMFQRQDVKNFEVEFCRRDGSRIWVDLSTRPAFDEEGKLIYIDGVIQDITERKQNEEALRKLSQAVEQSPVSIVITDTKGRIEFVNPKFVQLTGYSLEEVLGKNPRILNSGKAPVEKSRNLWETICAGKVWEGEFLNRKKDGELFSEHATISPIRNKDGVITHFLAIKEDITERKLLEAQLFQSQKMESIGRLAGGVAHDFNNMLSVILGSAQLAMRCVTEGTPVWQDLEQIVQAGKRSSQITRQLLAFSRKEIIAPREVNLNEHFTEMQKTLGRLIGEDIRMEFKPAPELWTIDADTTQLDQILVNLAVNARDAMGNGGVLTIQTANIRVDASYSQFHLDASLGEYVQLSVSDTGCGMDRETLSQIFEPFFTTKEVGKGTGLGLATVYGIVRQHNGFINVYSEPGQGTTFEINFPKFSGSPLGAAKDEAVAVSGSGTVLLVEDDPLVRKTTLDTLKEIGYQVIEAAGAEEAISICREKGTHVDLILTDVVMPGMNGKEMVDAIEAFRPGLRVLFMSGYTKDLVAQRGVAEGGRHFIQKPFDIHALAGKLRETLQQKSLPTT; encoded by the coding sequence ATGGCAAAAACAGACATCGACAGGGTTACGGCCGAGCTGGAAAGGCTGAAACAGGAGAACGAGGTCCTCTCTGGGCAGGTCAAGCGGCTGGTCAAAGCGGAGAGCAGGCTCTACGACTACCAGGAGAAGCTGGACCTTCAGCTCAAGGAGTACAGCGCCCTGTACGACCTGAACTCGAGGCTCTACACCTGCCATGACCTCCCGGCCATCTTCGAACTCGCGTCGGAATACGTGATCAACCGTCTCGACTACGAGAGGGTGCTCTTCTTCCAGAAAACCGAGAAAGGCGACGCCTACAGCGTCTGCGCCTGCGACGGCTACCACTACGCCCACGAAAAAGAGGCCGTCTCCGGCCTCACCCTCTCCTGCAAGGCCGCCATCCTGGCCCCGCTTTTCGCCGGGGCGAACTACAGCATCTGCACCGAAGAGTCGCAGCTCAAAGAGCTCGTGGAACACCGGGACCTGCTCCTGATGAACGAATATTTCATCTGCCCGCTGGGAAACCGCGCCGAGCCGGTGGCGCTTCTCGCTGTGGGAAATTCCGCCGAAAACGCCGAATTCTATCGCCGGATCAGCGACAGCGAGGAGGCCCTCTTCGGCCTGGGGAACCTGGTCGGGCTCCTCTCCTCGACCATCGAGAACCAGATCCTCTACACCGGAATGAAAAAGGCCCTCGAGCAGGAGCGCCTTGCCGAAGCGAAATACCGCGGCATCTTCGAAAACGCCATGGAAGGCATCTTCCAAACCACCCCGGAAGGAAGGTTTTTGAGCTGCAACCCGGCGACGGCAGCCATCCTGGGGTACAGCACCCCCGAAGAGGTGCTGGAGGGAGTGGTCAACGTAGGTCTGCAACTCTACGTGGACCCCAGCCGGCGCGCCGAGCTCTACGCCATGATGTTCCAGCGCCAGGATGTGAAGAACTTCGAGGTCGAATTCTGCCGCAGGGACGGCAGCAGGATCTGGGTCGACCTCAGCACCCGTCCGGCCTTCGACGAAGAAGGGAAGCTGATCTACATCGACGGGGTGATACAGGACATCACCGAGCGCAAGCAAAACGAAGAGGCCCTGCGCAAGCTGTCCCAGGCGGTTGAGCAGAGCCCGGTTTCCATCGTCATCACCGACACGAAGGGGCGCATCGAATTCGTCAACCCGAAGTTCGTCCAGTTGACCGGGTACTCGCTCGAAGAGGTGCTCGGCAAAAACCCGCGCATCCTCAACTCGGGAAAGGCTCCGGTCGAGAAGTCCCGAAACCTATGGGAGACAATCTGCGCCGGCAAGGTCTGGGAAGGGGAGTTCCTGAACCGGAAGAAGGACGGCGAGCTTTTCTCCGAACACGCCACCATCTCCCCCATCAGGAACAAGGACGGCGTAATCACCCACTTCCTCGCCATCAAGGAGGACATCACCGAGCGCAAGCTCTTGGAAGCGCAGCTTTTCCAGTCGCAGAAGATGGAATCGATCGGGCGGCTGGCCGGCGGGGTGGCGCACGACTTCAACAACATGCTGAGCGTCATCCTGGGGAGCGCGCAGCTGGCGATGCGCTGCGTCACCGAGGGGACCCCGGTCTGGCAGGACCTCGAACAGATAGTGCAGGCGGGAAAGCGCTCCAGCCAGATCACCCGCCAGCTTCTCGCCTTCTCACGCAAGGAGATCATCGCGCCGCGCGAGGTGAACCTGAACGAGCACTTCACCGAGATGCAGAAGACGCTTGGGCGCCTGATCGGGGAGGACATCCGGATGGAATTCAAGCCGGCGCCCGAGCTTTGGACCATCGATGCGGATACCACCCAACTGGATCAGATCCTGGTCAATCTGGCGGTTAACGCCCGCGACGCCATGGGCAACGGCGGAGTCCTCACCATTCAGACCGCGAACATCCGGGTCGACGCCAGCTACAGCCAGTTCCATCTCGACGCCTCCCTCGGGGAGTACGTGCAACTGTCGGTCAGCGACACAGGGTGCGGCATGGACCGGGAGACGCTGTCACAGATCTTCGAGCCCTTTTTCACCACCAAGGAGGTGGGCAAGGGGACCGGGCTCGGCCTCGCCACGGTCTACGGCATCGTGAGACAGCATAACGGCTTCATAAACGTCTACAGCGAGCCGGGACAGGGAACCACTTTCGAGATAAACTTCCCGAAGTTCTCCGGCTCCCCCCTGGGTGCCGCCAAAGACGAAGCCGTGGCGGTCAGCGGCTCGGGTACCGTGCTGCTGGTCGAGGACGACCCGCTGGTGCGCAAAACCACCCTCGACACCCTGAAGGAGATCGGCTACCAGGTAATCGAGGCGGCGGGCGCCGAAGAGGCGATCTCGATCTGCCGCGAGAAAGGGACCCATGTCGACCTGATCCTCACCGACGTCGTCATGCCAGGGATGAACGGAAAGGAGATGGTCGATGCCATCGAGGCGTTTCGCCCCGGTCTCAGGGTGCTGTTCATGTCCGGCTACACCAAGGACCTGGTGGCGCAGCGCGGAGTGGCCGAAGGCGGCAGACATTTCATCCAGAAGCCCTTCGACATCCATGCTCTCGCCGGCAAACTCAGGGAGACGCTGCAGCAAAAGAGCCTCCCCACTACCTGA
- a CDS encoding FIST signal transduction protein: MGTSVGIGFSTRRSPMEAGSEAARTALEQAGVSKPDLVIVFATVGYQQQQLIGAIREVTSGAPLCGCSGEGIIVQDAVVETNFAVGVMAIASDEVSFNITSVTGIGEDPRIAGESLAEKVCPLLAEDSRAFFLLADGLAFDFDPFVAAFEATLPASGRLPIFGGLAADNWASRKTYQYHNDEILSQGACCIVLSGNCRVAWGINHGCVPVGAKRTITRSKGNVIFEIDGTPALEVLKEYVDEDWAVKWNKATLNLGLGFRTPEHLRERYDEYYVRYIMAKDDEAGSVTIQSDVTDGTDLWIVRRDKELMLDGLKSIPRQIKEDLAGQKPKLVLQFECMGRGRVVFKEQERMDLVKSLQRDLGEELPWLGFYTYGEIGPISRYNCFHNFTSVVAVIY; the protein is encoded by the coding sequence ATGGGCACGTCAGTTGGAATAGGCTTCAGCACCCGCAGAAGCCCGATGGAAGCCGGGAGCGAGGCGGCGCGGACGGCGCTGGAGCAGGCCGGCGTTTCGAAGCCGGACCTCGTCATCGTCTTCGCCACGGTGGGCTACCAGCAGCAGCAGCTGATCGGCGCCATACGCGAGGTCACGTCCGGCGCGCCGCTTTGCGGCTGCTCGGGCGAAGGGATCATCGTGCAGGACGCGGTCGTGGAAACCAATTTCGCCGTGGGGGTCATGGCGATCGCCTCCGACGAAGTCAGCTTCAACATCACCTCCGTCACCGGCATCGGCGAGGACCCGCGCATAGCCGGCGAGAGCCTGGCGGAGAAGGTCTGCCCGCTTCTGGCCGAAGACAGCCGCGCCTTTTTCCTTTTGGCCGACGGTTTGGCATTCGATTTCGATCCCTTCGTGGCAGCCTTCGAGGCTACCCTGCCCGCTTCGGGCCGGCTCCCCATATTCGGCGGACTGGCTGCGGACAACTGGGCTTCCCGCAAGACCTACCAGTACCACAACGACGAGATATTGAGCCAGGGGGCCTGCTGCATCGTCCTTTCCGGGAACTGCCGCGTCGCCTGGGGCATCAACCACGGCTGCGTTCCTGTGGGGGCGAAACGGACCATCACCCGAAGCAAGGGAAACGTCATCTTCGAGATAGACGGAACCCCTGCCCTGGAGGTCCTCAAGGAATACGTAGACGAGGACTGGGCGGTCAAATGGAACAAGGCGACCCTGAACCTCGGGCTCGGGTTCAGGACCCCTGAGCACCTAAGGGAGCGCTACGACGAGTACTACGTGCGCTACATCATGGCAAAGGACGACGAGGCGGGCTCGGTCACCATCCAGTCCGACGTCACCGACGGAACCGACCTTTGGATCGTCAGGCGGGACAAGGAGCTGATGCTGGACGGTCTCAAGTCCATCCCGCGGCAGATAAAGGAAGATCTTGCCGGGCAAAAGCCGAAACTGGTGCTGCAGTTCGAGTGCATGGGACGGGGACGGGTCGTCTTCAAGGAGCAGGAGCGCATGGACCTGGTGAAGTCACTGCAGCGGGACCTTGGGGAGGAGCTCCCCTGGCTGGGTTTCTACACCTACGGGGAGATCGGCCCCATCAGCAGGTACAACTGTTTCCACAACTTCACTTCCGTGGTCGCCGTCATTTACTGA
- a CDS encoding CsbD family protein produces the protein MRSSTKDTSKGALHEAKGKVKETTGKIFSNVSLESEGKAEKIAGKVQKNVGKAEKNIESDVESARSRRGKW, from the coding sequence ATGAGATCCAGCACGAAAGATACATCAAAGGGTGCGTTACACGAAGCAAAAGGGAAAGTAAAAGAGACGACCGGCAAGATTTTCAGCAACGTCTCCCTGGAAAGTGAAGGCAAGGCGGAAAAAATAGCCGGCAAGGTGCAGAAAAACGTCGGCAAGGCGGAAAAAAACATCGAGAGTGACGTAGAAAGCGCAAGAAGCCGCCGCGGCAAATGGTAA
- a CDS encoding tetratricopeptide repeat protein, producing the protein MFKIRMLLLSVLLSVFCCPLLSHAQLDEAEMMATAKGHYQEGGYYYASTWLERILRNWPQTAQREEILLMMAKSYAATGREDKAVRVVKTLMKDYPQAAAKLDQETLKLAQQQEPYDLASAQPDAAGQGVPDAARRDAPAEPAEPAAAKVQYEASAPVPAEAPKKAEGVKPAVAKVAAATVAEVAQPAVAEVAKPAPAEVAKPAAAAVTKPAPASATPVAISVDASKAAETETACRDNSATAPGSYAVEVGEFVGKNALIRGKKAVEKAGLVPVVGAGGQRVEAMLRILVGEYSGEAAAKKMLNKLRRAGAEHFMLKGKEGIFRVYAGSYFEHQAALDEQKRLLGKGIDSELKEATVPVSTYIINAGCFPTEEAAKGKLAELERLGVKGKVLPPQ; encoded by the coding sequence ATGTTCAAGATTCGGATGCTTTTACTGTCGGTGCTGCTTTCTGTGTTTTGCTGCCCTCTGTTGTCCCACGCGCAGCTGGACGAAGCCGAGATGATGGCTACGGCCAAGGGCCATTATCAAGAGGGTGGGTACTATTATGCTTCGACCTGGCTTGAGCGGATACTGAGGAATTGGCCCCAGACCGCCCAGCGGGAGGAAATACTGCTCATGATGGCGAAGTCGTACGCCGCTACCGGCCGGGAAGACAAGGCGGTGCGGGTGGTAAAGACCCTGATGAAGGATTACCCCCAGGCGGCCGCCAAGCTGGATCAAGAGACCCTGAAGTTGGCACAGCAGCAGGAGCCTTACGACCTGGCTTCTGCGCAGCCGGACGCTGCCGGCCAGGGCGTACCGGATGCAGCCAGGCGCGACGCCCCGGCCGAGCCCGCAGAACCGGCTGCCGCAAAGGTGCAATATGAGGCCAGCGCACCAGTTCCTGCCGAGGCTCCGAAGAAAGCGGAAGGGGTGAAGCCTGCTGTCGCAAAAGTCGCCGCGGCCACCGTTGCCGAAGTGGCGCAGCCTGCTGTTGCCGAGGTCGCGAAACCTGCTCCCGCCGAGGTCGCCAAACCTGCTGCTGCCGCAGTCACCAAGCCTGCTCCCGCATCTGCGACGCCGGTCGCTATTTCCGTCGACGCGTCGAAGGCGGCTGAGACGGAGACGGCCTGCCGCGACAACTCTGCAACTGCTCCGGGTAGCTATGCCGTGGAGGTTGGCGAGTTCGTCGGCAAGAACGCCCTGATCCGGGGGAAGAAGGCGGTTGAGAAGGCCGGTCTTGTGCCGGTTGTCGGGGCTGGCGGCCAGAGAGTTGAAGCGATGCTGCGAATTCTAGTCGGGGAATACTCCGGCGAAGCCGCGGCCAAAAAAATGCTGAACAAGCTGCGCAGGGCAGGGGCCGAGCATTTCATGCTCAAAGGCAAGGAAGGGATCTTCCGCGTCTACGCGGGGTCCTACTTCGAGCACCAGGCGGCTCTCGACGAGCAGAAGCGTCTTTTGGGCAAGGGTATAGACTCGGAGCTGAAAGAGGCAACGGTTCCGGTGTCGACCTACATCATCAACGCCGGTTGTTTCCCCACGGAGGAGGCCGCCAAGGGCAAACTGGCCGAGCTGGAGCGGCTGGGGGTGAAAGGAAAGGTGCTCCCTCCACAATAA
- the lysA gene encoding diaminopimelate decarboxylase: MPMSVSFKDRLFPRIPQIRQHFQTPFHIYDESGIRETGAQLINAFSGIPGFREFFAVKALPNREILKLMKEMGFGFDCSSIPEVILARELGARPEDIMFTSNNTSQEEFDFATRDGGCILNLDDISLIEKVPVFPEMICFRYNPGPRRTGNVIIGNPEEAKYGVSHEQVVEAYRQAKERGATRFGLHTMVASNELDYTYIVETARMVLEVAEEVEAALGIVFEFVNIGGGFGIPYRPEQKPLDLAKMSAEITELFDDFRKRHGHAPAMYMESGRFMTGPHGALVTTAINSKDTYRKYIGVDACMSALMRPALYGAYHHIDVLGKEKEQKSEVYDVVGSLCENNDKFAVQRELPPVEDGDILVIHDSGAHGHAMGFQYNGRLRPKELMLRADGRVELIRRAETVADYFATYDFEPSVLPAGA; this comes from the coding sequence ATGCCGATGTCAGTTTCTTTCAAGGACCGTCTGTTCCCCCGCATCCCCCAGATCCGGCAGCATTTCCAGACCCCGTTCCACATCTACGACGAGTCGGGCATCAGGGAGACCGGCGCCCAGCTTATCAACGCGTTTTCGGGGATCCCCGGTTTCCGCGAATTCTTCGCGGTCAAAGCGCTTCCCAACCGGGAAATCCTCAAGCTGATGAAGGAGATGGGATTCGGCTTCGACTGCAGCTCCATTCCCGAAGTCATCCTGGCCCGGGAGCTTGGGGCGAGGCCGGAAGACATCATGTTCACCTCCAACAACACGAGCCAGGAAGAGTTCGACTTCGCCACCAGGGACGGCGGGTGCATCCTGAACCTGGACGACATATCCCTCATCGAAAAGGTGCCGGTCTTCCCTGAGATGATCTGCTTCCGCTACAACCCGGGGCCGCGCCGCACCGGCAACGTGATCATCGGCAACCCCGAGGAGGCGAAGTACGGCGTCTCCCACGAGCAGGTCGTCGAGGCCTACCGCCAGGCGAAAGAGCGCGGCGCCACCCGCTTCGGCCTGCACACCATGGTAGCTTCCAACGAGCTGGACTACACCTACATAGTGGAAACGGCCCGCATGGTGCTCGAGGTAGCCGAGGAAGTAGAAGCGGCCCTGGGCATAGTCTTCGAGTTCGTCAACATCGGCGGCGGCTTCGGCATCCCCTACCGGCCGGAGCAAAAGCCGCTCGACCTGGCAAAGATGTCGGCCGAGATCACCGAGCTCTTCGACGACTTCCGCAAGCGCCACGGGCACGCCCCGGCGATGTACATGGAGAGCGGCCGCTTCATGACCGGCCCCCATGGCGCGCTGGTCACCACCGCCATCAACAGCAAGGACACCTACCGCAAGTACATCGGCGTCGACGCCTGCATGTCCGCCCTGATGCGCCCTGCCCTTTACGGCGCCTACCACCACATTGACGTCCTGGGGAAGGAAAAGGAGCAGAAAAGCGAGGTCTACGACGTGGTAGGTTCGCTTTGCGAGAACAACGACAAGTTCGCCGTGCAGCGCGAGCTCCCGCCGGTCGAAGACGGCGACATCCTCGTGATTCATGATTCCGGGGCCCACGGCCACGCCATGGGGTTCCAGTACAACGGCCGCCTGCGTCCCAAGGAGCTGATGCTGCGCGCCGACGGCCGCGTCGAGCTGATAAGAAGGGCCGAGACCGTGGCGGATTACTTCGCGACCTACGACTTCGAGCCCTCCGTGCTCCCCGCCGGCGCCTAA